The following DNA comes from Candidatus Coatesbacteria bacterium.
CCGTGGAGTAAGGCCGATCTCGACTGTAACGGCACCGCAGACGCCTTTCCAGCGTCCCATCGAGGATCGTCCGACGGGCGGCGCCGACGCTGAAAACAGACACCGGTAGACCGCACCACTGCGCCGGGATGGAGTGACCGGTTCCAAGCCTTGGGAGGCAAACCATGTTAGTCAACCCCCGCCGCATTCCAGTGTTCTTGTTGCTCCTGGCCGGGGTTGCCCTGGGAGACGCCGGCTGGCTGGACTATTACCATCCCGTGCCGCAGCCTGTCCTAGGCGAGCTGGAGAGCGGGCACCCCGCCGTCGAGCTGGTTTCTCTCACCGCGACCCTCACCCTGGGCGTTGAGGTGACCCTCGAAGCCCGCTACGAACTGTACAACTCCGGTCCCGCGACCGAAGTCGAGCTGCACTTCCCCCTCCAGAGCTCGCTGACGACATTGATCGCCGACCCCGCCGATTTCGGCGTCATCGACCCGACCACGGTCATCGAGGAGCGCGAGGAGTTGGCCGCGCCGCCCTTTCCCTGCCGGATCCGCCGCGACGCCGGGACCCTGGAATGCACCTTCCAGCGCGAGCGGACCCTGAGCTTCGAAGACGCCTTCGCGGAAGCCGACAGCGGCAACGACGCCCGTCCGGTCGAGGAGAGCTGCGAAACCTACGCCCGCTGCCGTCTGGAGCTCGCCGACGGTGAAAGCGCCGTGCTGCGGCTCAGTGAAACCGCCCCCTGGAACGGCAAACACTTCGAGGCCTCGCTGGTTTACTCCCTCGAGTCGGCCCGTGATTGGGCGGGAACCCTCGAAGGGGGGCGGATAGTCCTCCAGCCCGGCGCGGGCTTCGACTGGAACGGCGTCTGGATGTACAGCTCGGCGGGGCTGCCGCCGGGGAACGAAAACGCTGAAAGCGTCGTTTGGGAGTTCGCAGAGCTGAGCGGGACCCCCGATGACGAGGTCCCCCGCGTCGTCGTGTTGGCCAGGCATCCCGCCGATGAACGCCCCTCGCTGACCGGCACGGTCACGGCGCGCCGCGGCGTCAACTTCCGCAGCGAGCCCAACCCCGCGGCGGAGCGGGTCCCGGGTCACGAAAAACTGGAAAACGGCGAGCGCGTCGAGGTGTTCGGCCGGGTGGGCGACTGGTGGCGCGTCGAGGATGCCGCCGACCGCTCGGGCTGGCTGCGCTGGCGCTACGTCGATCCCGACACCGGCGAGCTGCAGCTCTACGCCACCCTGAGCGGCGCCTGAGTTTCGCCCCTGGACGCTGTCCGGCGCCGACCGTCATCATTACACCCAAGGGGCTGCGAGGAGGCAAACCGATGCTGAAACGTTACCCGCTGATCATATTGCTGGCGGCCGCCGCGACACTGGCCAACATCGCCCCGGGTCGCTGGGTCGAGCCCTCCAGCTATCCCGTCTCCCGTGAGCACCCGGCGATCACCATGGCCGACGAAGAGGTCTGGGTATGGTTTTGGGAGGACGTGGTCCTCGTCGAGGCCTGGTACGACATGCTCGTCCAGCGGGATTTCGGCCGCAGCCGACTGTTCCTGCCGATGTATTTCAGCTATCCAGAGCTGCCCGAGTTGGGCGACTTCGA
Coding sequences within:
- a CDS encoding SH3 domain-containing protein, which encodes MLVNPRRIPVFLLLLAGVALGDAGWLDYYHPVPQPVLGELESGHPAVELVSLTATLTLGVEVTLEARYELYNSGPATEVELHFPLQSSLTTLIADPADFGVIDPTTVIEEREELAAPPFPCRIRRDAGTLECTFQRERTLSFEDAFAEADSGNDARPVEESCETYARCRLELADGESAVLRLSETAPWNGKHFEASLVYSLESARDWAGTLEGGRIVLQPGAGFDWNGVWMYSSAGLPPGNENAESVVWEFAELSGTPDDEVPRVVVLARHPADERPSLTGTVTARRGVNFRSEPNPAAERVPGHEKLENGERVEVFGRVGDWWRVEDAADRSGWLRWRYVDPDTGELQLYATLSGA